Sequence from the Microbacterium dextranolyticum genome:
ACAAGCTCATCGCGTCGGGTGCGGTCTACGAGTCGTACTCGACGGCGGAGGAGATCGACGCGCGCAACGAGGCATCCGGCCGTGCGAAGCAGCTCGGCTACGACAATTACGACCGCGATCTCACCGACGAGCAGAAGGTCGCCTTCCGCGCCGAGGGCCGCGAGCCGGCGTGGCGTCTGCGTGTTCCCGAGCACGACCTCACCTACGTCGACCTGATCCGCGGCGAGGTGACCTTCCCCGCCGGATCCTTCCCCGACTTCGTCGTGGTGCGTGCCGGTGGGCAGGCCCTCTACACGTTCACCAACCCGGTCGACGATGCGCTCATGGGCATCACCCACGTGATCCGCGGTGAAGACCTCATGCCCTCGACCGCCCGGCAGCTGTCGCTCTACGCGGCACTGATCGAGGCGGGCGTGACCGACTTCATGCCGCGCTTCGGACACATGCCGCTCGTGCTCGGCGAGACCGGCAACAAGAAGCTCTCCAAGCGCGACCCGCAGGCGGACCTGTTCCTGCTGCGCGACCGCGGTTTCATCCACGAGGGACTGCTGAACTACCTGTCGCTGCTCGGCTGGTCGCTCGCCTCGGACCGCGACGTCTTCTCGCGCGACGAGCTCGTTGCCGCGTTCGACATCGCCGATGTGAACCCCAACCCGGCCCGCTTCGACCAGAAGAAGGCGGAGTCGATCAACGGCGACCACATCCGCATGCTCGCGCCCGCGGACTTCGCGGCGCGTCTCGTGCCGTACCTCGCCGCGGCGGGTCTCGTCTCGCAGCCGCTCACCGAGAGCGAGCAGGCGATGCTGGATGCCGCCGCGCCGCTCGTCCAGGAGCGGATGCAGCTGCTGGGCGACGCACCGGGCCTGCTCGGTTTCCTCTTCCGCGACGAGGTCGCCTACGAGGACGACGCTCTCGGCGGGCTCCCCGCGAATGCCGGTGAGGTTCTCGTGGCATCCGTGGGTGCCCTCGAACTCGTACCCGAGCAGGGCTTCACCGCCGCCGCCGTGCAGGATGCCCTCGCCGCGGCGCTCATCGAGGGACTCGGTCTGAAGCCCCGCGTCGCGTACGGACCGTTGCGTGTCGCGCTCAGCGGGCGCCGTGTCTCGCCGCCGCTGTTCGAGTCGATGGAGCTGCTCGGCAAGGCCGAGTCGATCCATCGCCTCGACACGCTCGTGCAGCGCATCGGCTGACCGCACCGCGCGGGAGCGGCGGCCTCACGATCCGCAGGAGTACAGATCCGGGACGGCGGGGTCGTCGACGGGCGTGCACGACGCCAGCACCCAGGCGCGGATCTGGCCGGACGACGTTGAGGTGTCGGTCCCGCCCTGCCCACCGGACGGGGCTGCTGTGCGCGCACCGAACCCGTGCGTCGTGCCCGCACCTGTGGCGCCGGCGGTCCCGGCAGAGGCTGGTATCGCGGGGGACATGCTCGACCCCATGAGCACGTAGCGCAGGTGCCCCGACGCGACGAGCTGCTGGAAGGCGTCGAGCGTCGGCACCGGGTCGCGGTCGTCGAAGCCGCCGATCGGCAGGACCGAACCGCCGTCCGAGGCGATGATCAGACTCGCCGCGCTCTGCGCGCCGAAGGTCGCCGCGAGGTAGCTCGTGCCCTGCTGATGAGCGGTCAGCCAGGCGACCGTGCGGGCGGATGCCACGGTGTCGGACTCCATGATCGCGCCGAGGCCGCCGAACCGTGACGTCGATGTGGCACCGCCGGAGGATCCGCTGTGTGTGAGCGCGCCGCCCTGCGACCGGGCGGAGTCGCCGCCGGTGACGCCCTGCGCGGCGCCGCCCGAGCCGCGGGTCGTTCCGGTGCCGTCGCCCATCGTGTGCTCACCGGCGCCGCCCCGCGCTGCAGTGCCTGTCGGCGTCTGGCCGCTTGCGGAGGTACCGGGGGCCCCGCCGCCGCCCGCCGTCCCTCCGGCGCCCTGGCCGTAGGGAAGCGACCCGCGCGCCGAGCCACCGCCGAACCCGCCGTGGCCGCCCATCCCCATGCTGCCCATCGCGGCGACACCGGCGGCGGTCGGGTTGGTGGAGTTGGGTGACCACATGGTGACGACCGACCACGCGGCCGGCGTCAGCAGCAGAGCCACGACGCCGACGGCGGCGGTCACCGGCATCCGCCGACCGCGACGGCTCTCGATGATCAGCAGGACGACCACGCAGGCCTCGAGCACCACCTGCACGATCGCGACCGGCAGACTGAACGTCGCGGCCCCGTCACGCGCGAAAGCGATGCTGATGAGGAGCGCCGTGAGAGCGGCGACACCGGGCAGGGCGATCTGCGCCCACAGCACACCGGCGCGTCGAGCGAGGGCGAACGCCGTGCCGATCAGCAGCGCCATCGGGATCGCGAGCGAGGCCGTGTAGAACTGATGCATGCCGGCGACGACCGAGAACATCGCGGCGAAAGTCGCCAGCCAGACTGCGCCGAACACGAGCAGCGGAGTGCGGAAGCGGAGGATCGCCAGGATCACGATCGCGAGGATCGCGGTGGGGATCATCCAGCCGATCTGGTCGGCGAGCGAGGCGTTGAGCAGCCGCAGGGTCGACGCGCTGCCCGAGAAGGGCGGCGTGAACGAGCGGTAGGCGGTGGCATCCGCCGTGTCGTCGCCGAAGCGGCCGAGACCGTTGTAGCCGAACACCATCTCCCACGGGTTGTTCGTGAGGGTACTGCCGATGTACGGGCGGTCGGATGCCGGGACCAGCGACACCGCGACGATCCAGATGAGCGAGGCACCGAGGCTGAGCGCACCGGCGACCGCGAGGTGCCAGACGCGTCGCCACCAGCTCTGCCGGGTGCAGAGGTAGGCCGCCGCGAGGGCGGGCCACACAGCCCACGATTCCAGCATGTAGGTCTGGAATCCCACGGCGATGAACGCCCCCGACAGCAGCAGCCAGCCGAGACTGGCTCTCTGCAGCGCGCGGGTCGCCGCCCACGCCGTGAGCGAGAGGGCGAGTACGAAGAACGTCTCGGGCTGGTTGGAGCGTGCGACGGCGACGAGGATCGGGGTCGTCGCGACCACGGCGCCGGCGACGACCCCGGCGAGGGGGCCGGCCCAGCGGCGGGCGGTGACGGCGGTCACAACGGCCGCGGCCGCTGCAGCGAGGGCGTTCGGCACGATCACCGCGGCGGGCGAGAAGCCGAAGATGCGCACGGCCAGGGCCGGGATCCAGAAAGATCCCGGGATCTTGTCGAGGGTGACGGTGCCGGCCGGGTCGAACGAGCCGAAGAAGAAGTTCGGCCAGCTCTGGCTCATCGAGAGGGCGATCGACGCGTAGTAGGTCGACATCGATCCGCCGACGCTCCACGCCGTCATGACGAGCGCGACGGCCGCGATGCCGATCATCGCCCAGGTCCACCCGCCGCCGCGCCACCGCCGGACCGCCGAGCGCGCGTGCGCGGATGCCCCGGCGGAGGGGGAGGCGCCGGAGGAGGGAAGAGGAGCAGCGAGCGAGGTCACGTGGACACGGTACGAACCGTCGTCAAGCGCGAATCCAGCGGCGGCTATCAACTCGCCGTGATCGCCACGACCGTCTCGGTTTGGACGACGTCTGATCGTGGGCTAAGCTAGACCCTCGGTACGACTTCGGTCGAATCCCCATGGGGTATGGTGTAATTGGCAACACGGCGGTTTCTGGTTCCGTTGTTCTTGGTTCGAGTCCAGGTACCCCAGCAGTCACGACAAGCCCGGAAACACTGGTCAGACCAGTGGTCCGGGCTTTCGTCTTCTGCATTGCGGGAAGCACTTCTCGGGTCCTCGTGCGCGGGCGCCGACACGGTCGCCTGAGAGGATCGACCCATGCGGGGGAGCGGGCGCTTTCCCGAGGATAGGGGGAAGCATGACCATCCGCACACTCACCCGTGCACTCGTCCCGGCGGCCGCCGCGATGGCGGCGCTGAGCCTGGCCGCGTGCACGTCGTCGGGCTCGACGCCGGCATCGCCGGGCCCGATCGGGGGCACCGTCATCGCGCCGGTGACGATGGCGGCCGGTGAGCTTCAGGGCGCGACGGTCGACCTGATCGTCGGCCAGGTCCTCAACATCAGCACCGGCGACCTCGCGACCGACAGCTACTCCGGAACGGTCGCCGACACCGCGGTGGCGACCTTCACTCCTGGGCGCACCGATGCGGGAGCGGTCTTCAACCCCGGTGTGAAGGCGGTTGCCGTCGGCGCGACGTCGGTGACGCTGAAGAACACCCAGGGCGGCATCCAGCCGCTCGAGTTCACCGTCGTCGTCACGACCAAGAACTGACGCGCACGTCTCCCGCGCGGACGGCTCCGGATCAGAGCAGGGCGGCGAGGCGCTTCTTCCGCTGGTTCTCCCGCACGATCCACGCGACATCGGGGTCGGTCGTGTCGAGAGCCTGGAACATCGACAGACCCGCAGCGGGGTCGGCGGCGACGGCGATGCTCCAGCAGTAGCCGAGTGCCTGCCGCAGTGTGCGCACGTCGTCGGAGCGGCGCACGCTGGCGGGGATGCCCACGAGGTGCGCGGTCGCACGGCGGCAGCAGTCGAGTGCCGCCGCCGCGCCGTTCGGCGTGCGCAGCAGGCGAGGTTCGCAGATCGCGGCGATCGCGGCGCGCATCACCAGCGGATTCGGGTCGTCGACCCAGACGCCGACTGTCTCGATCAGCGCACCGAGGTCGCTGTTGCCGAGCAACTGCAGTCCGGTCGCCACGCCTTCGCGCACGCGCCATCGACCGTCGGTGGCGAGGCTGCGGGCGTGGGCGGCGTCGAGCGGGTCCTGCGCGCGGAGCGCGAGCGCGGCCGCAGCACACATCACGGGGTACTCTCCGCCGTCGTGCAGCAGCGCTTCGATCTCCGCAGGCCCCGCCGCCAGGGCGACATCGTGCAACAGTGCCAGGTTCGCCCGTGGCCCCGGAAGGCCCGAGTTCTCCGTGAGAAAGGCCGGCCACGCCGAGGGTTCGCGCACCGCGAGCTGTGCCGTCCACGGTGACCCACTCGCCATGAGGCGACGCTACTCTCGTGCGTCGACGTGCGGCGAGAGTCGAACCGGATCAAAGCTCCGTGATCGCATCAGGAATGCAGCGCCGTCAGCAGGCCGGTCAGCGCGAACGTAGCGACCGCCGGAAGGCGGGGACGTTGATCGCACTCGTGCCGCGGTGCTTGCGGACTCGCTACTCTCACGGGATGACCGAACGATCGGGGCGGGTCATCACACCCGTGATCACTGCGACTGCGGCATCCGTCGTGTTCGGACTGCTCCTGCTCGCCGTGATCGCGCGCTGGGCCCCGCTCTTCACGCTCGACGATCTCGTCGCGCGGACGGCGCACGACATCGGCGACGCACACCCGTCGTTCGTCGTGTTCTGGCGCGCCGTGTCGCTCGCCTGCGAGCCGCTCGTCTTCCGCATCGTGGCGATCGTCGCCCTCGTCATCGTCTGGGTGCCCGTGCGCCGCCATGGCCGCGGTCGTGCCCGCGACGTGCGGATGCCCGTGACGATCGCCGCGGCGACGGTGCTCGTCGGCGGCATCCTGCCCGTTCTGGTCAAGGCGATCGTCGGTCGCCCGCGACCGGTGGAAGCCCTCATCGCCGCGGCGCAGACGTCATTCCCGTCCGCGCACGCGTTCGGAATCACGACCGCGGCGCTGTGCGGGGTGCTCCTTCTTCGCGTGCTCGATGCGTCGCAGGTGGCTCGCCGATGGGCTGCGCTCGCCGCCGGGGCGCTCATCGCGCTCGTGTGCGTGGCGCGGGTGGCGCTCGCCGTCCACTACGTCAGCGATGTGGCCGCCGGCGTTGCGCTGGCCGTCGCGTGGGTGGCCGGCGTCGACGCGGTGACGAGACGGTGGATCGCGCCGGCACCCCGCCGCGGCTGACGGTGGGTCAGCGCGCCCGTCGAGCTGCGGGGGCGATGACGGTGAGCGCGCGGGGCAGCACGCGGGCATCGATGCGGTCGATCTGTTCGCCCAGCTCACCGTCGCGGGCGATGCGGTAGGGCCCGTCGGGAAGGTCGAAGTGGTACTCGGCGTCGGAGTACTGCTGGTACCGCCGGTTGCGTTCGATGCGCCCGGTCAACAGATCGAGCAGCACCCGCGCGCGCGAGCCGAGCCGACTCACTCCGAGCAGACGCAGATCGAGGCGGCCGTCGTCGAGCGTCGCGCGATGGACCGGCGCGAGTCCCCGTGGCTCGTATCGTCCGTTGCCGAGGAACATCAGGCTGAACCGGGCGTCGACGCTGCCGCCGTCGAGCGCACAGCCTGGGCCGGACCGAGCGTGCGCACCGCCGCGACGACGGCGGCAAGCGGCTTGCCGATCCGGTGTTCGTTCCGCTCGCGGATCGCCACGAAGTCGGTGTAGGCGCCGACCGACGCGGTGTTCACGAAGACCTTGCCGTTGACCTCGCCGAGGTCGACCTTCGCGACGGTGCCCGCCTGCACGGCCTGGATCGCGGTGCGCAGCGGGAACATCCCGAGGTCTTTCGCGAAGTGGTTGAAGGTGCCGGCGGGGAAGACGGCCAGCGGGATGCCCTGGTCTTTCGCCGCGGCAGCCGCGCGCTGCACGGTGCCGTCGCCGCCGGCCACGGCGAGCACTTCGCAGTCCGCCGCGGCCTCGTCGATCGCCGCACCGTAGTCACCGGTTCCGGCGCCGAGCTCCACGATCCGCATCCGAGGGAGCGCCCGTCGCACCTCCGGAAGGATCCTGCCCGCGTGACCCGACCCCGACGCCGGATTGATGACGAGGGTGATCCCGTCGCCGTCGGGACGAGCGGTGCCCGCCCGCACCGTGAGGTCGTCGTGCATCGGGTCGATCCGCTCGACGGGCACGAGCCGCGTCGTGAGCCACGCGACGGCCTCGCCGAGGGCGAAGCCGGCCGCGACGTCCGACGGATAGTGCGCTCCCGTCGCGACGCGCGAGAAGCCCACG
This genomic interval carries:
- the gltX gene encoding glutamate--tRNA ligase; this translates as MSAAIHPRTTTASGADVRVRFCPSPTGLPHVGMVRTALYNWAYARHTGGKLIFRVEDTDAARDSEESYRQLVDALTWLEIDWDEGVEKGGPHGPYRQSQRCEVYAEALDKLIASGAVYESYSTAEEIDARNEASGRAKQLGYDNYDRDLTDEQKVAFRAEGREPAWRLRVPEHDLTYVDLIRGEVTFPAGSFPDFVVVRAGGQALYTFTNPVDDALMGITHVIRGEDLMPSTARQLSLYAALIEAGVTDFMPRFGHMPLVLGETGNKKLSKRDPQADLFLLRDRGFIHEGLLNYLSLLGWSLASDRDVFSRDELVAAFDIADVNPNPARFDQKKAESINGDHIRMLAPADFAARLVPYLAAAGLVSQPLTESEQAMLDAAAPLVQERMQLLGDAPGLLGFLFRDEVAYEDDALGGLPANAGEVLVASVGALELVPEQGFTAAAVQDALAAALIEGLGLKPRVAYGPLRVALSGRRVSPPLFESMELLGKAESIHRLDTLVQRIG
- a CDS encoding ArnT family glycosyltransferase — protein: MTSLAAPLPSSGASPSAGASAHARSAVRRWRGGGWTWAMIGIAAVALVMTAWSVGGSMSTYYASIALSMSQSWPNFFFGSFDPAGTVTLDKIPGSFWIPALAVRIFGFSPAAVIVPNALAAAAAAVVTAVTARRWAGPLAGVVAGAVVATTPILVAVARSNQPETFFVLALSLTAWAATRALQRASLGWLLLSGAFIAVGFQTYMLESWAVWPALAAAYLCTRQSWWRRVWHLAVAGALSLGASLIWIVAVSLVPASDRPYIGSTLTNNPWEMVFGYNGLGRFGDDTADATAYRSFTPPFSGSASTLRLLNASLADQIGWMIPTAILAIVILAILRFRTPLLVFGAVWLATFAAMFSVVAGMHQFYTASLAIPMALLIGTAFALARRAGVLWAQIALPGVAALTALLISIAFARDGAATFSLPVAIVQVVLEACVVVLLIIESRRGRRMPVTAAVGVVALLLTPAAWSVVTMWSPNSTNPTAAGVAAMGSMGMGGHGGFGGGSARGSLPYGQGAGGTAGGGGAPGTSASGQTPTGTAARGGAGEHTMGDGTGTTRGSGGAAQGVTGGDSARSQGGALTHSGSSGGATSTSRFGGLGAIMESDTVASARTVAWLTAHQQGTSYLAATFGAQSAASLIIASDGGSVLPIGGFDDRDPVPTLDAFQQLVASGHLRYVLMGSSMSPAIPASAGTAGATGAGTTHGFGARTAAPSGGQGGTDTSTSSGQIRAWVLASCTPVDDPAVPDLYSCGS
- a CDS encoding HEAT repeat domain-containing protein produces the protein MASGSPWTAQLAVREPSAWPAFLTENSGLPGPRANLALLHDVALAAGPAEIEALLHDGGEYPVMCAAAALALRAQDPLDAAHARSLATDGRWRVREGVATGLQLLGNSDLGALIETVGVWVDDPNPLVMRAAIAAICEPRLLRTPNGAAAALDCCRRATAHLVGIPASVRRSDDVRTLRQALGYCWSIAVAADPAAGLSMFQALDTTDPDVAWIVRENQRKKRLAALL
- a CDS encoding phosphatase PAP2 family protein; the protein is MTERSGRVITPVITATAASVVFGLLLLAVIARWAPLFTLDDLVARTAHDIGDAHPSFVVFWRAVSLACEPLVFRIVAIVALVIVWVPVRRHGRGRARDVRMPVTIAAATVLVGGILPVLVKAIVGRPRPVEALIAAAQTSFPSAHAFGITTAALCGVLLLRVLDASQVARRWAALAAGALIALVCVARVALAVHYVSDVAAGVALAVAWVAGVDAVTRRWIAPAPRRG
- a CDS encoding diacylglycerol/lipid kinase family protein; its protein translation is MFLGNGRYEPRGLAPVHRATLDDGRLDLRLLGVSRLGSRARVLLDLLTGRIERNRRYQQYSDAEYHFDLPDGPYRIARDGELGEQIDRIDARVLPRALTVIAPAARRAR
- a CDS encoding bifunctional phosphatase PAP2/diacylglycerol kinase family protein; this translates as MATRRENSRRSTPTADARRWRGVRRQVDALDIAVFDAVAHTQSPLLDATMPPLTRAADRSLLWMGIAGILALTGRPRARRGAVRGLVSIGITSLIANQVSKRLHRRPRPSLAQFPQQRLAHRIPTSTSFPSGHSASAMAFAAGVSAEWPILSVPLRALAGLVGFSRVATGAHYPSDVAAGFALGEAVAWLTTRLVPVERIDPMHDDLTVRAGTARPDGDGITLVINPASGSGHAGRILPEVRRALPRMRIVELGAGTGDYGAAIDEAAADCEVLAVAGGDGTVQRAAAAAKDQGIPLAVFPAGTFNHFAKDLGMFPLRTAIQAVQAGTVAKVDLGEVNGKVFVNTASVGAYTDFVAIRERNEHRIGKPLAAVVAAVRTLGPAQAVRSTAAASTPGSA